One segment of Babesia bigemina genome assembly Bbig001, chromosome : II DNA contains the following:
- a CDS encoding adaptin N terminal region family protein, putative, whose product MTGSVKDMIRSVRSCKTPAEERAVIARECADIRSALSSSSSSERRKNIAKLLLIHLLGHSTNFGQVECIKLVASNKFIDKRMGYLALSLLLTEDTDVLTLAINSIKMDLNGTNPYAAEAALTALSNIGSREMFQELFYDLERLMKSPAVNVRKKAVVCAARMLRKLGQASLIPGPEALEVATNYVHVVPTLLGDPNHGVVTAALSILSVLIDYFPQCCNFPSIYELLVKTLHLLCNESTGGFGMMFGGGREYEVNGVNDPFLKVKLLALIRRVFAKSRDQVPGNQQLYDIVVQVVKTATISNNASNSLLYECVRTIYSEVHDPKFNQLGKDVVEKFISTNDNNVKYIALGILNNLVDVSLTVGDNYWTIIVQSLRQPDISIRRRALEVALKLLSRETLKPLMQHLYDFLIASSNDLKRESITKIAAALEQHAESDFQRLEIMVKIFSIAGNCVPDTILHSFIAAVGAATADTQIRITTKLYYLLSNNLGQDALVRAALWCFGEYAHMLPELEKVDVTPTSSVRPTTDAPAEVSQPVSDNLIDVFDSSPVTEPVKVASDPLAIGEECASTAANIASAVEAVGKHVLTCSATATESCTNGEYLLTCAAWLVCRLPSQSERMVRLIRKFKRHPNTELQQRACEMDVIRELGALPVLLGIGGGKMPDTLCTPAAGAATTASELLLPREAIQPRAANDDLLGLTELPSPKTQSKNQLETLDFLSFEYNTSSEKTTKANDEFGQFDPF is encoded by the coding sequence ATGACGGGCTCGGTCAAAGACATGATCCGCTCCGTCCGGAGCTGCAAGACGCCCGCGGAAGAGCGGGCGGTCATTGCGCGCGAGTGTGCGGACATCCGTAGCGCGCtgagcagcagctcgtcgtcGGAGCGGCGGAAGAACATCGCCAAACTGCTGCTGATACACCTCCTGGGCCACTCGACCAACTTCGGCCAGGTGGAGTGCATAAAACTGGTCGCCTCCAACAAGTTCATCGACAAGCGGATGGGCTACCTCGCGCTGAGCCTGCTGCTCACCGAGGACACGGACGTGCTGACGCTGGCCATCAACTCCATCAAGATGGACCTCAACGGCACCAACCCCTACGCCGCGGAGGCCGCGCTGACGGCGCTGTCGAACATCGGCAGCCGGGAGATGTTCCAGGAGCTGTTCTACGACCTGGAGCGGCTGATGAAGTCGCCCGCGGTCAACGTGCGCAAGAAGGCGGTGGTGTGCGCGGCGCGCATGCTCAGGAAGCTGGGACAGGCCAGCCTCATACCAGGCCCGGAGGCGCTGGAGGTGGCCACCAACTACGTGCACGTGGTGCCAACGCTGCTCGGCGACCCTAACCACGGCGTGGTCACGGCGGCGCTCTCCATTCTCTCGGTGCTGATCGACTACTTCCCCCAGTGCTGCAACTTCCCCTCGATATACGAGCTGCTCGTCAAGACCCTGCACCTGCTCTGCAACGAGAGCACCGGGGGCTTCGGGATGATGTTCGGCGGCGGCAGGGAGTACGAGGTCAACGGGGTCAACGACCCGTTCCTCAAGGTGAAGCTGCTCGCGCTGATCAGGCGCGTCTTCGCCAAGTCCCGCGACCAGGTCCCCGGCAACCAGCAGCTCTACGACATCGTCGTGCAGGTCGTGAAAACGGCCACCATCTCGAACAACGCGTCCAACTCGTTGCTCTACGAGTGCGTGCGGACCATCTACAGCGAGGTCCACGACCCCAAGTTCAACCAGCTGGGCAAGGACGTGGTGGAGAAGTTCATCTCCACCAACGACAACAACGTCAAGTACATCGCGCTGGGCATCCTGAACAACCTCGTTGACGTCTCGCTGACGGTCGGCGACAACTACTGGACGATCATCGTCCAGTCGCTCCGCCAGCCGGACATATCGATCCGCCGCCGCGCCCTCGAGGTCGCGCTTAAGCTCCTCTCGCGGGAGACGCTGAAGCCGCTGATGCAGCACCTGTACGACTTCCTGATCGCCTCCAGCAACGACCTCAAGCGCGAGAGCATAACGAAGATCGCGGCCGCGCTGGAGCAACACGCGGAGTCCGACTTCCAACGACTAGAGATCATGGTCAAGATCTTTTCAATCGCCGGCAACTGCGTGCCGGACACCATACTACACTCATTTATCGCAGCGGTGGGAGCCGCGACGGCTGACACGCAAATCCGTATCACGACCAAGCTTTACTACCTCCTCTCCAACAACCTGGGGCAGGACGCGCTGGTGCGTGCGGCGCTCTGGTGCTTCGGCGAGTACGCGCACATGCTGCCTGAGCTGGAGAAGGTCGACGTGACGCCAACGTCCTCTGTGAGGCCGACAACGGACGCCCCTGCAGAGGTCAGCCAGCCCGTCAGTGACAACCTCATCGACGTGTTCGACAGCTCCCCCGTGACCGAGCCGGTCAAGGTCGCCTCGGACCCGTTGGCGATCGGTGAGGAGTGTGCCAGCACCGCGGCGAACATAGCCTCGGCGGTGGAAGCGGTTGGGAAACATGTGCTCACGTGCTCGGCGACGGCCACCGAGTCCTGCACCAACGGGGAGTACCTGCTCACGTGCGCCGCATGGCTGGTCTGCCGGCTGCCCTCGCAGAGCGAACGGATGGTCCGCCTGATCCGCAAGTTCAAGAGGCACCCCAACAccgagctgcagcagcgggCGTGCGAAATGGACGTTATCCGTGAGCTCGGCGCCCtgccggtgctgctgggcaTCGGGGGCGGCAAGATGCCGGACACGCTCTGCACGCCCGCCGCGGGGGCGGCCACCACGGCCtcggagctgctgctgccgcgcGAGGCGATCCAGCCACGCGCCGCCAACGACGACCTGCTGGGCCTCACGGAGCTGCCGTCGCCCAAAACGCAATCTAAGAACCAGCTGGAGACGCTGGACTTTTTATCATTCGAGTACAACACGAGCTCTGAGAAGACTACCAAGGCTAACGATGAGTTCGGGCAGTTCGACCCGTTCTGA
- a CDS encoding LCCL domain-containing protein CCP2, putative codes for MVAVLPLVTALLLCARLGGAIRYLEAPKENAAAGKKSTADAIATDGSNKSAETPKDEKNPQQSTPDQPGSKGVTAVAEKDKDGKPTVPAAGAPTTEGTGKKTLFGALRATADSTYKALGAAGYRKYDASNALTRGGGYWCSEANLLPDKEVSWVAELRGPRVLTGVTITWVYAPQLVSVLAKRQRDGAFEEVAPYQAVDATETTQTIEFKRKVDAQFVKIAMKRQINGYFGIEFVQFHGEPNPVFTIQGGITSIDDLCLQADDKGEVVLDSCVSAIASFKFNDIWRYNEKRQLYNPATNLCMTLQDDAGVEGGRVMMLPCDQPPESGVNSWDLLPNNQIKLRRPGNMCLSQAGSGAGLANVALNKIASSSLPRRNDNKCNAERALDGNLQSCWASDQFTLGTVPEKVEFVVNLQEDYKVRKVVIEWESPALSYNIFARKDDEDWHLIERVDANTLKSSVNDMRNTVVRFIKLELLRPNPEFANSAGQIHYGIHSFAAYSNKLRTIVEPCERAKLSKDARDKYFLNSVYEVDLHGGEPLMAAEKAIDKLVENIGHKIAHIETLHGKMEQCKRKQINTLKRAQELDSTFQRISDAAYRFEAKLELEEQFSPEEHLPADCIEIKNRAESRPSGFYYIHPPCANHRIRVYCDMYTGASYYVASIESGRIPLSEVYETCRKYGLDPIQLHHESQTDALRVMLKTMDVTPDCLYPIAVKVGQKFKSLDLREEVTRMIPFKPDKDNNVIVVATEGLQYVDGRDNDMTGIICSSNYSSIRLPPEVVKLSCHTLLGENDKFNEAPVGRVVKAACPQNCLQNYDDSVEVEGGNDGLYSLKTPVCMAAIHAGEYGKNITLEVQKTTAPAEFEGFYQNGIQSTSVPSLVGDLAFKVTRSKDACSTHKVEPRIDRKAEALAEKEPTLTVRKPSEDKPQPARLFNQALTLDAATGEAIGTLVAQVNQQSGKAAPVFLDMFHHHTSETIAHAIHLIKSADIQKEPIEEILDKLDDGVKMMQQKIEWLAARVTYKKEPLINGIQAMQREEAMQKSFDPWSGDGVTQSSLFETFHAVTAGELQGVPKWTVSSLSLKGAAETVISQTSEFGARGSVSGAFLHLSNAQYYDFVYSASVFAGSSGTMGLTFRVLDDLNYYLLQMVQMNGGYKRLIRVVNGDPYEIAKIEDGGFVDGVWYTVRIEAQQCRISIAIVQGLEPVFDVPPSAIDIIDCTHASGSVGLFSGQINLVHFARLHVETLPCMRYDRPPTPPKPPICSRFTTASISLPPGVYKETFAVGFNANWRVLDNSGHWSVEDNIAGQDRVIAHRAFESIDGSIEPSMALLKGGRSCKAGIFRASVFPQCDARGVLGLLVHFEDAGNYVAFECSVRSCSIVQMHKGARNILAETELKGIKTGIWNYVELVFKPDAVTASIGTHTLEAVFINTAIPDEIRLGGTVGLLSVGCAGCAFADISLVPNYAAHKHGAFERNLDGAEARPEPTRADSCLAVDRVEHCKAIAPSSVGFCEANYCAVCCERKHEDALDLQDACYKQCRNMDHVVVMLQKVADNLWRSCATHLTQQGTSGSQGGPSDSRTTQHNAGTGDEDGKLSIEDRVSNCQLCCDSSRFVEGVPASVNSAAQSRCRGLCRA; via the exons ATGGTAGCCGTGCTGCCACTGGTTACAGCTCTCCTGCTGTGTGCAAGGTTGGGCGGTGCCATCAGGTATTTGGAGGCGCCGAAGG AAAATGCGGCCGCCGGGAAGAAGAGCACAGCGGATGCTATCGCAACAGACGGGTCTAACAAGTCGGCAGAGACGCCGAAAGATGAAAAGAATCCACAACAATCAACTCCAGATCAACCGGGTTCCAAGGGAGTGACTGCTGTGGCGGAGAAGGATAAGGATGGAAAGCCGACTGTACCCGCTGCCGGCGCCCCGACCACGGAAGGGACGGGCAAGAAGACGCTGTTCGGCGCGCTGCGTGCGACAGCTGACTCTACCTACAAAGCGCTGGGCGCCGCCGGGTACCGCAAGTATGACGCAAGTAATGCATTAACGCGCGGAGGCGGCTACTGGTGCAGCGAGGCGAACCTGCTGCCAGACAAGGAAGTGTCGTGGGTGGCCGAGCTCAGAGGACCGCGAGTGTTGACCGGCGTGACCATCACATGGGTCTACGCGCCCCAACTTG TGTCGGTGCTGGCGAAGCGGCAGCGCGACGGCGCGTTCGAGGAGGTGGCGCCATACCAGGCCGTGGACGCCACCGAAACTACGCAAACAATAGAATTCAAACGCAAAGTTGATGCGCAGTTCGTCAAAATTGCCATGAAGCGGCAAATAAACGGCTACTTCGGAATAGAGTTTGTGCAGTTCCACGGCGAGCCCAACCCTGTGTTCACGATCCAGGGGGGGATCACGTCGATTGACGACCTGTGCCTGCAGGCGGACGACAAGGGAGAGGTTGTGCTGGATTCGTGCGTATCAGCGATTGCCAGCTTCAAGTTCAACGACATATGGAGGTACAACGAAAAGCGGCAGCTGTACAACCCGGCGACCAACCTCTGCATGACGCTCCAAGATGACGCTGGTGTCGAGGGAGGGCGGGTCATGATGTTGCCGTGCGACCAGCCGCCAGAATCCGGTGTGAATTCATGGGACCTCCTGCCGAACAACCAAATCAAACTCAGAAGGCCGGGGAACATGTGCCTCTCGCAAGCCGGCAGTGGCGCCGGACTCGCCAATGTAGCGCTGAATAAGATCGCCTCGAGCAGTCTGCCGCGGAGGAACGACAACAAGTGCAACGCTGAGCGTGCTTTGGATGGCAACCTCCAGTCGTGCTGGGCCTCCGACCAGTTCACCCTTGGCACCGTGCCCGAGAAGGTGGAGTTCGTGGTCAACCTGCAGGAGGACTACAAGGTCCGCAAGGTCGTCATCGAGTGGGAGTCGCCGGCACTCTCCTACAACATATTCGCAAGAAAGGACGACGAGGACTGGCACCTCATAGAAAGGGTGGACGCCAACACGCTGAAGTCGTCGGTGAACGACATGCGCAACACCGTCGTGCGTTTCATCAAGCTGGAGTTGTTACGGCCGAACCCGGAGTTCGCAAATTCGGCGGGGCAGATACACTACGGCATCCACAGCTTCGCCGCGTACAGCAACAAGCTCAGAACCATCGTGGAGCCGTGCGAACGCGCTAAGCTTTCGAAGGACGCGAGAGACAAGTACTTCCTCAACTCCGTCTACGAGGTGGACCTGCACGGCGGAGAGCCGCTCATGGCGGCGGAAAAGGCGATAGACAAGCTGGTGGAAAACATCGGGCACAAAATCGCGCACATCGAGACACTGCACGGGAAGATGGAGCAGTGCAAGAGGAAGCAGATCAATACCCTCAAACGTGCTCAGGAGCTCGACAGCACATTCCAGCGGATTTCGGACGCCGCATACCGCTTCGAAGCTAAGCTCGAGCTGGAAGAGCAGTTCAGCCCCGAGGAGCACCTGCCTGCCGACTGCATAGAAATCAAAAATCGAGCTGAGAGTAGGCCCAGCGGGTTCTACTACATCCACCCGCCATGTGCCAACCACCGCATCAGGGTGTATTGCGACATGTACACCGGCGCCTCGTATTACGTAGCGT CCATTGAAAGCGGTCGCATACCGCTGTCTGAGGTATACGAGACATGCCGCAAATACGGCCTGGACCCAATACAACTGCATCACGAGTCGCAAACCGACGCGCTCAGGGTCATGCTCAAGACCATGGACGTCACTCCGGACTGCCTATACCCCATCGCCGTCAAGGTCGGGCAAAAATTCAAGTCGCTTGACCTGAGGGAGGAAGTGACGCGCATGATTCCCTTCAAGCCGGATAAGGATAACAACGTCATTGTTGTAGCAACAGAGGGGTTGCAATACGTCGATGGCAGGGATAACGACATGACGGGCATCATATGCTCGAGCAACTACTCGAGCATCAGGCTCCCCCCGGAGGTCGTGAAGCTCAGTTGCCACACCCTGCTGGGCGAAAACGACAAATTCAATGAGGCGCCGGTTGgcagagtggtgaaagcCGCATGCCCGCAGAACTGCCTGCAAAACT atgacgacagCGTCGAAGTAGAGGGTGGCAACGACGGGCTATATTCACTCAAAACGCCGGTATGCATGGCTGCAATACATGCGGGTGAATACGGCAAAAACATCACCTTGGAAGTGCAAAAGACCACGGCGCCGGCAGAGTTCGAGGGGTTCTACCAGAATGGCATCCAGAGCACAAGCGTTCCATCCCTAGTGGGGGATCTGGCGTTTAAAGTCACGCGCAGCAAAGATGCCTGCAGCACGCATAAAGTAGAGCCGCGCATTGACCGGAAAGCTGAGGCACTTGCAGAAAAGGAGCCGACGCTAACGGTCAGGAAACCCAGTGAGGATAAACCGCAGCCCGCGCGGCTCTTCAACCAAGCACTGACGCTCGACGCCGCCACTGGCGAGGCCATAGGCACACTAGTGGCGCAGGTAAACCAGCAAAGCGGGAAGGCGGCGCCGGTCTTTCTCGACATGTTCCACCACCACACCTCGGAAACAATCGCGCACGCCATCCATCTCATCAAAAGCGCTGACATCCAGAAGGAGCCCATCGAG GAAATCCTGGACAAACTGGATGACGGTGTCAAGATGATGCAGCAGAAGATCGAGTGGCTCGCCGCGAGGGTCACCTACAAAAAGGAGCCGCTGATCAACGGAATACAAGCGATGCAAAGGGAGGAGGCGATGCAAAAGTCCTTCGATCCGTGGTCAGGCGATGGGGTCACCCAAAGCAGCCTTTTCGAAACTTTCCATGCGGTCACGGCTGGGGAGCTCCAGGGGGTCCCCAAATGGACAGTGTCCAGCCTGTCCTTGAAGGGCGCTGCCGAAACTGTGATATCGCAGACCAGCGAGTTCGGCGCGCGCGGGTCAGTGAGCGGCGCGTTCCTGCACCTTTCAAACGCGCAATACTACGACTTCGTATACTCCGCCTCTGTCTTCGCCGGCAGCAGCGGGACCATGGGGCTGACCTTCCGGGTGCTCGACGACCTCAACTACTATCTCCTGCAGATGGTTCAGATGAACGGCGGTTACAAACGACTGATCCGTGTCGTAAACGGCGACCCTTACGAGATAGCGAAAATCGAAGACGGAGGATTCGTCGACGGAG TCTGGTACACAGTGCGCATCGAGGCTCAGCAGTGTAGAATATCAATCGCGATCGTCCAGGGGTTGGAACCCGTCTTTGACGTGCCGCCAAGTGCAATCGACATAATCGACTGCACACATGCGAGTGGTAGCGTGGGACTCTTCAGCGGCCAGATCAACCTCGTTCACTTCGCACGGCTGCACGTCGAAACGCTGCCGTGTATGCGATACGACAGGCCCCCAACTCCACCCAAGCCGCCCATCTGCAGTAGGTTCACGACAGCGAGCATTTCACTGCCGCCAGGCGTGTACAAGGAGACCTTCGCCGTCGGGTTCAACGCCAACTGGCGCGTCCTCGACAACTCGGGG CACTGGAGCGTGGAGGACAACATAGCCGGCCAGGACAGGGTGATCGCTCACAGGGCCTtcgagtccatcgacgGCTCGATAGAGCCCTCCATGGCGCTGCTTAAGGGCGGCCGCAGTTGCAAGGCTGGCATATTCCGAGCGTCGGTGTTCCCGCAGTGCGACGCGAGGGGAGTATTGGGGCTCCTAGTGCATTTCGAGGACGCCGGGAACTACGTCGCATTCGAGTGCAGCGTGCGTTCGTGCAGCATCGTACAGATGCACAAGGGGGCACGCAACATCCTGGCCGAAACCGAGCTCAAGGGGATCAAGACCGGAATATGGAACTACGTTGAGTTGGTGTTCAAGCCCGATGCTGTCACGGCGTCCATCGGTACCCATACACTGGAGGCTGTGTTCATAAACACCGCTATACCCGATGAAATACGTCTAGGCGGAACTGTCGGTCTATTAAGCGTCGGATGTGCCGGATGCGCGTTTGCCGACATCAGCCTCGTCCCCAATTATGCGGCGCACAAGCACGGAGCCTTTGAGCGCAACCTCGACGGTGCGGAGGCGCGCCCAGAACCGACGCGCGCAGACAGCTGCCTTGCCGTCGACAGGGTGGAGCACTGCAAGGCGATTGCGCCGAGTAGCGTTGGCTTCTGCGAGGCCAACTACTGCGCAGTATGCTGCGAACGAAAACACGAGGATGCGCTCGATTTGCAGGACGCGTGCTACAAACAGTGCCGAAACATGGACCACGTGGTGGTCATGCTGCAAAAGGTGGCAGACAACCTGTGGCGCAGCTGCGCGACGCACTTGACGCAACAAGGCACATCAGGCAGCCAAGGTGGGCCCAGTGATTCGCGAACAACACAGCACAATGCAGGCACGGGTGACGAGGATGGAAAACTAAGCATTGAAGACAGGGTCAGCAATTGCCAACTGTGTTGCGATTCCAGCCGCTTCGTGGAGGGCGTGCCCGCCAGCGTGAACAGCGCAGCGCAGTCACGGTGCCGCGGCCTCTGCAGGGCGTAA